The Diabrotica undecimpunctata isolate CICGRU chromosome 3, icDiaUnde3, whole genome shotgun sequence genome includes the window GTTTGGAGGTGGGGCCTAATCTTATTGAACTTATTCCTTCTGTTCTATTACGGTTCAGACAACAAAAGGTAGGAGTTGTGTCGGATATTCGAAATTTCATTTCTTAAAATTTCTATACATTCAAAGGACAGAGATTTTTTTAGGTTCCTATGGGTGAACGATGAAGGAAAGGAATTTGTATTTCGACACAAGAGTGTTGTTTTTGGAGTCAATTGTAGTCCATTTCTTCTGGGTGCCACTATAGAGTTTCATTTAACAAAGACGCTGGAGAAATGTTGTAATGATAATCCGTATTCTAAAAACACAATTGAAAACTGTGACCAGTGTTACTGATGAAAATGTGTTGAGAGTGTTTGTATCAGAACCAACCGCTCTTATGGAGGAAGCTAAGATGGACTTAAGAGGGTGGGAGGCCTCTGGTAATACAAAAACAGTTGTCCCTGTTCTTGGTCTTCTCTGGGACTCTTCAAGAGACACTCTGAAAATCAATAGTAAAAATTTTCAAGGAATGGAATTGAAACGTCCCATAACTAAGAGACTGATGCTTTCCATAGCTCAAAGTATATTTGACCCTGTTGGTTTTACCTGTCCAGTATCCCTATTCCACAAATTGTTGCTACAGAAACTTTGGGAGAAGCGCCAGGGATGGGATGCTCCAGTCGAGAATGATATGGTTGAAGAATTTTGTAATTGGGTTACTCATCTTCCTGAGCTGTCGAGTATTGAGATTCCACGCTGGATTTAGGCTGGACCCATGGAAGCTGATCATTGGAGCTTGCACATGTTTTCAGATGCAAGTAAGAAAGCTTATGCGgttgtagtatttttaagagttGTTCGGAATGATGTCTCAATTTTCCTTGTAGCAGCTAAGAGTCGTGTGGCCGCTTTGAAGAAGATTTCTATACCCAGATTGGAACTGTTGGCAGCCACTATTGGTGTTAGACTTTATCAGTCAGTAAAAAGACAATTTTCTCAATATGTTGAGTCTTATTTTTGGAGTGATTCCACTACTGTTCTTTCTTGGATTCAACGTGAGGATGACTggtctgtttttgtttttaatagagTTCAAGAGATTAGAAATTTAGTCAATCCGTAGTGTTGGAAATATGTACCTGGTTCTCTCAATCCTGCCGATCTTTCGTCACTTTTGAATATGACGTCTGACGATTGGCATCTGCATTACTTTTCTCAGTACATAAAACTTTTAAGAATGATAGCTTGGGCGCTACGATTTTGTTATAATGCAAGAAATTCACACGAAAAACGTACAGGTGAATTGGTCGCTGAGGGAATCGATAAAGCCGAAATATTTGTATTGAAGCTAGTGCAGAACGAAGCGTTCGGTTCAGATACGAAACGAATTTCCTCACTAAACAAAGTCGATGAATTTGGACTTATACGTTTAAAAACTCGCGTTACTGAGAGACTTGACACGGAAGATTTTCGTCTGCCTATCTTACTTCCGGGTGAACATTTTATAGTGCGTAAGTTAATTTTAAGCCTTAAACTTAGTTTGCTTCGCGAAAAATATTGGACTTTGGGGGGTAGACGGATTGTGCGGTCCATTTTAAAAGACTGTGgtgatataggcctcctccaattgtttccacgcttccctatcttttgcaattctcatccattgctttccagctatagctgttatatcgtctatccatctctttttgggtcttcccacgcttctttttgtttctcgaggtctccagaatgtcactttatgagaccatctgttggtgtcttgtcttgctacatgtgctacccattgccatctcaatgtcgctattttttccatgatgtcggttactttagttcttcgacgtatttcggtgttaggaattttgtctctgaggcttatatttaacatggccctctccatggcccgttgagttactcttaattgttctgccatttttcttgttattgccatagtttccaatccataagttgcaactggtagtatacaagtgtcataggtttttcgttttaagtgtattgggatttttctgtcttttaaaatgaagctcaacttcccaaaagcagcccatgataattgtgtccttttaatttctagggtttgattttccttttcgtttttaattgcatgtcctagatatatatatatatatatatatatatatatatatatatatatatatatatatatatatatatattgttctaccttttctacattgatgttatctatcgtgatgttttctaggctgttgcttaatatctttgttttgtcgagattcatttttaatcctatttgattcgatttgtgatttaaatcttgtagcattgattttagttcatggatatctgtgcttattagtactatgtcgtctgcgaaacgcaaatggttaagatatactccatctatttttaatcccttttcgacccaatttagttttttgaagacattttctaatgccaaagtaaataacttgggtgagatggtgtcaccctgtctcacgcctttgccaaggtctattttcatagtttccagatcatcatctatttttacgtgaaaagtagcatcatcgtatatattcttaaggagggcagcatatcttgaatctactctggcgtcgtccaatgctgttaagaaagcccatttctcgatactgtcgaatgctttgtgataatcgacaaatgccagatgtaatggtatgttgtactctattgttttttcaataactgtccggattgtttgcaagtgatcgatagtgctaaaacccttacgaaagcctgcttgctccaccggttggtatgcatctagcttagctgtcaatctatttgttattattcgggttagtagtttgtaaaggtgtgacaagcttattggtcggtagttttctatatttgcggcgtctccttttttatggagtagaatgacttccgcatttttccatgcttttggtatttgtccttccaataggcatttattcagtaatgctcccattgcctcttctaatgcaatgcctcccatttttagcatctctgaagtaattttatcttctcctggtgttttcccatttttcatttgttttagggcggctctaatttctgatgttattatttcagggagatcctctgagcccacatttaagatatgttttgttggtataccggggttcggaatagtagaagtatacagcttctcgtaaaattttcggatttctctaacgatctcttccttatgcgagcacaatgtttcacggtcgtcttttatctttatgattttattcctgccagcggatttacatgtttttagtactttcatgttcttattgttctctatggtttcaagaatctggtttgttctataagctctgaggtcttttcgaatatttttcttaacgcttctgttaagcgctttatagtccgggttatctctgttcgttcttcttcttttctctatctgttatacgagtctcgggttttagtttagcttctttttgttttcttattctgcaacaaactttcttagtgac containing:
- the LOC140435953 gene encoding uncharacterized protein codes for the protein MEADHWSLHMFSDASKKAYAVVVFLRVVRNDVSIFLVAAKSRVAALKKISIPRLELLAATIGVRLYQSVKRQFSQYVESYFWSDSTTVLSWIQREDDWSVFVFNRVQEIRNLVNP